The Cylindrospermum stagnale PCC 7417 genome segment TTTTGACACCCCGACTGTGACTGAAGGGAATCTAGATGACGAGGTACTTGCAGAACTGAATACAACAGAAGAACACGCGTTTAGCGATGTGTTGTCGGATGTTTGGGGTGATGAAACCTCGCTGCAAAAGGCTGAAGAGAATAATGACTTTTTGGGGGAAGAACTGCCTTCTGGCGTTTTTGACGAATCAGAAATTGCTCGTCTCTTCCCCAATTCTTAATTATTGCCATTCCTGTTGAATCTAGGGATGGCTGGCTGGTGTCATATACCACGCATCATGGCGGTTTAGGGGAAAAACTAATTTTCCCCTAGATGTCAGAGCTATATCCACCTGCCTTGTTAGCTTTAAATATCAATGGGAGAAAAACCAAAATGACTGTCGCTCAACAACCAGAAGCTTTAAATTTTGAATGTGAAACTGGGAATTACCACACCTTTTGCCCCATTAGCTGCGTGGCGTGGTTATACCAAAAAATTGAAGATAGCTTCTTTTTGGTGATTGGGACAAAAACTTGCGGCTACTTCCTGCAAAACGCGATGGGGGTGATGATTTTTGCGGAACCCCGCTATGCAATGGCAGAGTTGGAAGAAGGGGATATTTCGGCACAACTGAGTGATTATGAAGAGTTAAAGCGCTTGTGTGAGCAAATTAAGCGCGATCGCAATCCTAGTGTAATCGTCTGGATAGGCACTTGCACCACAGAAATTATTAAAACAGACTTGGAAGGTTTGGCACCCAAGTTAGAATCCGAAATTGGTATTCCCATCGTAGTTGCTCGTGCCAACGGTTTAGACTACGCATTTACCCAAGGAGAGGACACTGTGTTAGCCGCTATGGCTAATCGTTGTCCCGAAAAGGCACCGGTGTCAGAAACAGACAAAAACGAGCGCAACGCCATTCAAAAGCTGCTTAACTTCGGCAAGAAAAAAGAAGAAGTAGCCCAAGATGAATCTGAATATGTAGATCATAAACCCCTAGTTCTCTTCGGTTCTCTTCCTGACCCCGTGGTGACCCAGTTAACTTTGGAATTGAAGAGACAAGGTATCAAAGTTTCCGGCTGGCTACCTGCAAAGCGCTTCACTGAACTGCCAGTCATCGAAGAAGGGTATTATGTCGCTGGTGTCAATCCCTTCCTCAGCCGCACTGCTACAACTTTAATGCGTCGCCGCAAATGTAAACTAATAGGCGCACCCTTCCCCATTGGCCCCGATGGCACCCGCGCTTGGATTGAGAAAATCTGCTCTGTGTTCGGTATTACACCCCAAGGTTTAGATGAACGGGAAGCGCAAATTTGGGCAGGTTTGGAAGAATATGTCAAACTGATTCGCGGTAAGTCTGTATTCTTCATGGGTGATAATTTGCTGGAAGTTTCCCTCGCACGGTTCTTGGTGCGTTGCGGAATGACGGTTCAAGAAATCGGCATTCCCTACATGGATAAGCGTTATCAAGCTGCTGAGTTGGCTTTGCTAGAAAAGACTTGTCAGGAAATGGGTTCACCTCTACCAACAATTGTCGAAAAGCCAGATAATTACAATCAAATTCAGCGAATTTATGAGTCGAAGCCAGATTTGGTTATTACTGGTATGGCTCATGCTAACCCTCTGGAAGCAAGGGGTATTAATACTAAGTGGTCTGTGGAGTTCACTTTTGCTCAAATTCACGGTTTTACTAATGCCCGTGATGTTCTTGAATTGGTAACTCGTCCGCTGCGTCGGAATAACAATTTGAAGGATTTAGGTTGGGATAAGTTGGTAAGGGAAGAAGCGAAGATTTAGATTTTTGGTTTTTTTCGAGAATATTAAGGGCGGGCTTTTGAGTTCGTCCTTTTTTATTGTCTCACGCAGAGGCGCAGAGGCGCGGAGAGAAGAGGAATGTTAGAATTGTTGGATTAGTGTTATGTTTTTAAGATTTTAAAGTTATGGAAGTCACAAAATTATCTGTTCAAGGACAAGTAATTATTCCCCAATCTTTACGGGAATCTCATCATTGGAATGCTGGTCAGGAATTTGTAATTATTGATATGGGTGATGGGATTTTGTTAAAGCCTAAGAATCCTTTTCCAGAAACTAAATTAGATGATGTGGCAGGTTGTTTAAAATATTACGATAAGCCTAAGACTCTTGAAGATATAAACTTTTAATAACTTTATCTCTAATTGAAATTTAATTTTTTAGTGATTTCAAGCAAATAAATTCATTCGCAAACTCCTCTGCTAATTGTCTACTATTAAATATCGTAATATTTTCACAATTAAATTGAGCCTTTTTAGTCCAATTATAAGAGCCATTTATGACAGTACACAAATCAATTACACAGAACTTATGATGCATCATGTTAGCAAATTTTGGAGTTTTAGGAATCCTATAAATTTCAAAATGTTCTTCAAAATTCAAGGTGCTATTAATATCATCATCAATAATAATCACTTGAACATTAATACCTTGTTTTTTCTTCTCTATTAGCTTTCTAAATAAAACGTCATCTGTAAACCAAGCGACAGCTACCCATATAATGAATTTAGCCTTGCTTATTTCTTCAACAATTTTTGTTTGATTCTCTTCAAAAGAAGCTTCTATTTTTATATCTTCATCATAGTTATCTTGGCTTATTACTGTATAAGTACCATCTATTTCTTCTAAAAAATAATTATCCGGTTTAATAATTTCATTTAGTTTATCCGCAACTACTCTTTTATCATTATTGTCATCATTGACAATTTTCTCAATAATATTTTTGATGCTCTTTGTACCGTTTAATTTTTTCAATTTATCAACAACAAACAGTGGTCTAGAATAGAAACGATTAGAAGGGTCATTGAAAACCTGATCATAAGTATCCCTTTCACCAAATGAGTTAAAAAAATCAACTAAATCCCTACCTGTCTTATACTGCGTTTTTGTTAATTCATGTTCACCAGCTACTATTGTTTTAAGTTGATCTATTGCAAATTCTGAAAGATTCACTGCTTTTACCTAAAATTGTTTGTGATAATTGATATCCTTATTATAAAGCCTGAGAAGGAATGATATACATTAATTCTGCATCTTCTGGTTGAGTCTCTGTAGAAGATTTTAACTGTAACCATTCATGAAAGCTAATTCCTATTTGGGATATTGCTTTTATTTCTATTTGGTAAGATTCAAAGCGATTATTAGTTTCAATTATAATCTCAATTTTTTCCAATGCTTGAGGAAATTGCATTTTACTTTCCTGATCATAATTCTTCTCTAAACTTCCTAGCATCGGTACTAATGGGGTAAATGCTGCTGCTATTGTGATTACATCAGCAATATTAACGCTTACAGAAGGAGGAGTAATAATTGATGGGGGAAATAAATTTAAGTATTTTTTATACAAATAATTTCGTTCTTCTTCTTCAAGAAAAGGCAACATATTATAAACATATCTACATACTTTCTCATAAAGAAACTCTGCACCTTCTTGTAAACAAAGCAGTCCAGTATGAGTTTCCTCCAATTCTAAATAGCAACGCACTCTAGCTACATAACTTAAAAATAATGATTTAAGATACTCATCAGCAACTTGAATATTTTCTTCTAATGCTTTCTCAAAATAACCAGCATAAATATATTGGGCTTCTAAAAATCGATTGATAGCTAAATTTGTCATATTAACGCGATTTTCAGGCTTATTCATTGTAAAACCATCACGGGCTAAACCAAGGGCTGCATGGAAATTAGAATAAACAGCCAAGTCAAGTTTAAGATTAAGTTCCTTGGTATGTTTCTGTACTTTTTTTACCTGTTGTTCAATTTCACCTAAGCGCTTAATGACTATAGCAAATCCTATGACTGAAACACCTAAATTCAAAACACTGGCAACTGATCCAAATTGAAAAAGTATTGTTCCAGTTTGTCTAAGATTAGGTGTTGTTTCGCGTAACATAGCAACTATGGATTTTGTTTTTGAATCACGAATAACACCTCCATAACGTTCGTATGTGAGATTTTTCAAACCATCTTCGATCCAGTTTGGAATTGAAAAAGTAGCTGTAACTGTTTCCATAGTTTTTTATAGTGGTCAAAATTTCAGCAGCGTCATGCCAAGCAATAAGTATATTGCACTATAAAGTGCGTTCTTTTTTTTTGTAAGGCCATTCGGTAAAAAATGAAATTATCCCTACTTTGAGGGCTGAAGCCCTCACTACGAACCTTTAATTATTTATGTTGCTCTAAAGTTCAATTTGATAGCTTGATAACAGCATTTTTCTAGAGAATTTGTGATAGAAATTTGCGTGTTCTTTCTTCTTTGGGGTTGGTGAAAAAGGTTTCTGGGGTGGCTGACTCAACGAGGGAACCGCTATCCATGAGAATTACGCGATCGGCGACTTCACGGGCAAATCCGACCTCGTGGGTAACGACTACCATTGTCATTCCATCACTGGCGAGATTTTGCATTACATCCAATACTTCCCTTACCATCTCTGGATCTAAGGCTGAGGTGGGTTCGTCAAACAGCATAATTTTCGGTTGCATGGCTAAAGCGCGGGCGATCGCAACTCGTTGCTGCTGTCCACCAGATAACTGTCCTGGATATTTCTGTGCTTGTTCTAAGATTCCCACTCTTTCTAAAAGTTGCATTGCCAATTCTTCGGCTTTTGCTTTTGGCAATTTACGCACCCAAATTGGCGCTAAAGTGATATTTTTTAGAATTGTTAAATGGGGAAATAAATTGAACTGCTGAAATACCATTCCCACTTCACGGCGAATCGTTTCAATATTTCGCAAGTCATGGCTGAGAGTAATACCATCAATGGTAATTTTCCCTTTTTGGTATTCTTCTAAAGCGTTAAATGTGCGGATAAAAGTAGATTTACCTGAACCAGAGGGGCCCATTAACACTACAACTTCTCCACGATT includes the following:
- a CDS encoding ferredoxin:protochlorophyllide reductase (ATP-dependent) subunit N produces the protein MTVAQQPEALNFECETGNYHTFCPISCVAWLYQKIEDSFFLVIGTKTCGYFLQNAMGVMIFAEPRYAMAELEEGDISAQLSDYEELKRLCEQIKRDRNPSVIVWIGTCTTEIIKTDLEGLAPKLESEIGIPIVVARANGLDYAFTQGEDTVLAAMANRCPEKAPVSETDKNERNAIQKLLNFGKKKEEVAQDESEYVDHKPLVLFGSLPDPVVTQLTLELKRQGIKVSGWLPAKRFTELPVIEEGYYVAGVNPFLSRTATTLMRRRKCKLIGAPFPIGPDGTRAWIEKICSVFGITPQGLDEREAQIWAGLEEYVKLIRGKSVFFMGDNLLEVSLARFLVRCGMTVQEIGIPYMDKRYQAAELALLEKTCQEMGSPLPTIVEKPDNYNQIQRIYESKPDLVITGMAHANPLEARGINTKWSVEFTFAQIHGFTNARDVLELVTRPLRRNNNLKDLGWDKLVREEAKI
- a CDS encoding AbrB/MazE/SpoVT family DNA-binding domain-containing protein encodes the protein MEVTKLSVQGQVIIPQSLRESHHWNAGQEFVIIDMGDGILLKPKNPFPETKLDDVAGCLKYYDKPKTLEDINF
- a CDS encoding phospholipase D-like domain-containing protein: MNLSEFAIDQLKTIVAGEHELTKTQYKTGRDLVDFFNSFGERDTYDQVFNDPSNRFYSRPLFVVDKLKKLNGTKSIKNIIEKIVNDDNNDKRVVADKLNEIIKPDNYFLEEIDGTYTVISQDNYDEDIKIEASFEENQTKIVEEISKAKFIIWVAVAWFTDDVLFRKLIEKKKQGINVQVIIIDDDINSTLNFEEHFEIYRIPKTPKFANMMHHKFCVIDLCTVINGSYNWTKKAQFNCENITIFNSRQLAEEFANEFICLKSLKN
- a CDS encoding amino acid ABC transporter ATP-binding protein — encoded protein: MSEQSPIIVAEDVHKWYGKFHALQGVTLTVNRGEVVVLMGPSGSGKSTFIRTFNALEEYQKGKITIDGITLSHDLRNIETIRREVGMVFQQFNLFPHLTILKNITLAPIWVRKLPKAKAEELAMQLLERVGILEQAQKYPGQLSGGQQQRVAIARALAMQPKIMLFDEPTSALDPEMVREVLDVMQNLASDGMTMVVVTHEVGFAREVADRVILMDSGSLVESATPETFFTNPKEERTRKFLSQIL